The Engystomops pustulosus chromosome 1, aEngPut4.maternal, whole genome shotgun sequence genome has a window encoding:
- the MAMDC2 gene encoding MAM domain-containing protein 2 isoform X1, producing MLLLAVPVLLLSVTGFAAGATVFDGSCNFENSTCAYKSAYGFLPWIVNTEGHYVSVDTTRGNHGQKAVLLSPDLQPDDWSCLRLVYQITGLEFSQNPSILNVIVRPEGESFDHLLWSSQEQSDGWLIASVDLRSSSKKYKIILEGILGADEKSSIAIYELKVTTGYCIECDFEENHLCGYMNSWNPNVNWFVGGGNIRNSQAIMPKDHTLGSEYGHYMYVDSVYAKQFQEVAHLVSPLIVTPISGCLSFYYRIHRESSNIFMVYTRDLHGSYEEIWKMNEVRQGEWNLAEVDLNALFPVEIVFEVAFNGIQAGYVAIDDISFSAEYCSEEKGPLFNAQEAGCDFENDLCKFHQDDKDGFGWSRVTVKPNIYRMGDHTTGLGYFMLANTRLSSQSGYVGRLYGPSLPGNMQYCLRFFYTLYGFSKISDSLAVYIFEENQVVQEKIWSVKESPKGAWLQAEINIKKPMTCKVAFVSWCKSFWDCGLAALDDVSVSIGNCQIADKLPPIPGKCTFEKDDCGFQQEWQRRGFWHRIRGATPTSYTGPRGDHTSGVGYYMYIEATNMVFGQKSRLISRPLRAIYGKQCLTFFYHMYGAGTGLLNVYLREESRRHKESLLWSRRGEQSISWLRAQIEYESERQHEIVFEAIRGVSIRSDVALDDITFQNKPCGDFDDSGALQSSGYLEDLNEIDF from the exons GCCATTATGTTTCAGTGGATACAACCCGTGGAAATCATGGACAGAAAGCTGTTCTTCTCAGTCCGGATCTACAGCCAGATGACTGGAGCTGTCTAAGATTAGTTTATCAAATTACTGGACTAGAGTTCTCTCAAAATCCCAGTATCTTAAATGTTATTGTCAGGCCTGAAGGAGAGAGCTTTGATCATCTTCTATGGTCAAGCCAGGAACAGTCAGATGGCTGGTTAATTGCAAGTGTGGACTTAAGAAGTTCATCAAAAAAGTATAAG ATAATACTGGAAGGAATACTTGGCGCTGATGAAAAGAGCAGCATAGCAATTTATGAGTTAAAAGTAACCACAGGGTATTGTATTG AGTGTGATTTTGAGGAAAACCATCTTTGTGGTTACATGAACAGCTGGAACCCAAATGTAAACTGGTTTGTTGGAGGAGGCAACATTAGAAATTCACAGGCTATCATGCCTAAAGACCACACACTTGGCAGTGAATATG GTCACTATATGTATGTTGACTCTGTTTATGCTAAGCAGTTTCAAGAGGTAGCACATTTGGTGTCTCCTTTGATTGTTACTCCCATATCTGGTTGCCTTTCTTTTTACTATCGTATTCATCGTGAAAGCAGCAATATTTTTATGGTCTATACTAGAGACTTACATGGGTCCTATGAAGAAATCTGGAAAATGAATGAGGTGAGACAGGGGGAATGGAATCTGGCCGAGGTAGACTTAAATGCCTTATTCCCTGTTGAG ATTGTCTTTGAAGTTGCATTCAATGGCATCCAAGCAGGATATGTTGCTATAGATGATATTTCATTTTCTGCTGAATACTGCAGTGAGGAAAAAG GGCCATTATTCAATGCACAAGAAGCTGGCTGTGATTTTGAGAATGATCTCTGCAAATTTCATCAAGATGACAAAGATGGCTTTGGATGGAGCCGGGTGACAGTGAAACCGAACATCTATAGAATGGGAGACCATACCACCGGACTGG GTTATTTCATGCTGGCAAACACAAGGCTTTCCTCTCAATCAGGATATGTTGGACGCCTGTACGGTCCATCCCTGCCAGGAAATATGCAGTACTGCCTACGTTTTTTTTACACACTCTATGGGTTTTCAAAGATAAGTGACTCTTTAGCTGTTTACATTTTTGAGGAAAACCAAGTTGTTCAAGAAAAGATCTGGTCAGTGAAAGAGTCACCTAAAGGTGCTTGGCTTCAAGCTGAAATCAACATAAAAAAGCCTATGACTTGCAAG GTAGCATTTGTCAGTTGGTGTAAAAGTTTTTGGGACTGTGGTCTTGCAGCACTTGATGACGTCTCAGTAAGCATTGGAAATTGCCAAATAGCTG ATAAGTTGCCTCCAATTCCTGGGAAATGTACTTTTGAAAAAGATGATTGTGGATTTCAACAAGAATGGCAAAGACGTGGATTCTGGCATAGGATACGTGGGGCAACACCTACATCTTACACAGGTCCAAGGGGAGATCACACTTCTGGGGTAG gatACTATATGTACATTGAAGCTACCAACATGGTTTTTGGACAAAAATCACGTCTTATCTCACGGCCACTTCGGGCAATTTATGGGAAACAGTGCTTGACTTTCTTTTACCACATGTATGGAGCTGGTACTGGACTGCTCAATGTATATTTAAGAGAGGAAAGCCGCAGACACAAGGAGAGTCTTCTGTGGTCTAGAAGAGGCGAACAAAGCATCAGTTGGTTAAGAGCACAGATAGAATATGAGAGTGAAAGGCAACATGAG ATTGTGTTTGAAGCCATTCGTGGAGTTTCTATAAGAAGTGATGTTGCGCTTGATGACATTACATTTCAGAACAAACCGTGTGGAG ATTTTGATGATTCTGGGGCACTACAGTCATCTGGATATTTAGAAGATCTGAATGAAATTGACTTCTAA
- the MAMDC2 gene encoding MAM domain-containing protein 2 isoform X2 codes for MLLLAVPVLLLSVTGFAAGATVFDGSCNFENSTCAYKSAYGFLPWIVNTEGHYVSVDTTRGNHGQKAVLLSPDLQPDDWSCLRLVYQITGLEFSQNPSILNVIVRPEGESFDHLLWSSQEQSDGWLIASVDLRSSSKKYKIILEGILGADEKSSIAIYELKVTTGYCIECDFEENHLCGYMNSWNPNVNWFVGGGNIRNSQAIMPKDHTLGSEYGHYMYVDSVYAKQFQEVAHLVSPLIVTPISGCLSFYYRIHRESSNIFMVYTRDLHGSYEEIWKMNEVRQGEWNLAEVDLNALFPVEIVFEVAFNGIQAGYVAIDDISFSAEYCSEEKGPLFNAQEAGCDFENDLCKFHQDDKDGFGWSRVTVKPNIYRMGDHTTGLGYFMLANTRLSSQSGYVGRLYGPSLPGNMQYCLRFFYTLYGFSKISDSLAVYIFEENQVVQEKIWSVKESPKGAWLQAEINIKKPMTCKVAFVSWCKSFWDCGLAALDDVSVSIGNCQIADKLPPIPGKCTFEKDDCGFQQEWQRRGFWHRIRGATPTSYTGPRGDHTSGDTICTLKLPTWFLDKNHVLSHGHFGQFMGNSA; via the exons GCCATTATGTTTCAGTGGATACAACCCGTGGAAATCATGGACAGAAAGCTGTTCTTCTCAGTCCGGATCTACAGCCAGATGACTGGAGCTGTCTAAGATTAGTTTATCAAATTACTGGACTAGAGTTCTCTCAAAATCCCAGTATCTTAAATGTTATTGTCAGGCCTGAAGGAGAGAGCTTTGATCATCTTCTATGGTCAAGCCAGGAACAGTCAGATGGCTGGTTAATTGCAAGTGTGGACTTAAGAAGTTCATCAAAAAAGTATAAG ATAATACTGGAAGGAATACTTGGCGCTGATGAAAAGAGCAGCATAGCAATTTATGAGTTAAAAGTAACCACAGGGTATTGTATTG AGTGTGATTTTGAGGAAAACCATCTTTGTGGTTACATGAACAGCTGGAACCCAAATGTAAACTGGTTTGTTGGAGGAGGCAACATTAGAAATTCACAGGCTATCATGCCTAAAGACCACACACTTGGCAGTGAATATG GTCACTATATGTATGTTGACTCTGTTTATGCTAAGCAGTTTCAAGAGGTAGCACATTTGGTGTCTCCTTTGATTGTTACTCCCATATCTGGTTGCCTTTCTTTTTACTATCGTATTCATCGTGAAAGCAGCAATATTTTTATGGTCTATACTAGAGACTTACATGGGTCCTATGAAGAAATCTGGAAAATGAATGAGGTGAGACAGGGGGAATGGAATCTGGCCGAGGTAGACTTAAATGCCTTATTCCCTGTTGAG ATTGTCTTTGAAGTTGCATTCAATGGCATCCAAGCAGGATATGTTGCTATAGATGATATTTCATTTTCTGCTGAATACTGCAGTGAGGAAAAAG GGCCATTATTCAATGCACAAGAAGCTGGCTGTGATTTTGAGAATGATCTCTGCAAATTTCATCAAGATGACAAAGATGGCTTTGGATGGAGCCGGGTGACAGTGAAACCGAACATCTATAGAATGGGAGACCATACCACCGGACTGG GTTATTTCATGCTGGCAAACACAAGGCTTTCCTCTCAATCAGGATATGTTGGACGCCTGTACGGTCCATCCCTGCCAGGAAATATGCAGTACTGCCTACGTTTTTTTTACACACTCTATGGGTTTTCAAAGATAAGTGACTCTTTAGCTGTTTACATTTTTGAGGAAAACCAAGTTGTTCAAGAAAAGATCTGGTCAGTGAAAGAGTCACCTAAAGGTGCTTGGCTTCAAGCTGAAATCAACATAAAAAAGCCTATGACTTGCAAG GTAGCATTTGTCAGTTGGTGTAAAAGTTTTTGGGACTGTGGTCTTGCAGCACTTGATGACGTCTCAGTAAGCATTGGAAATTGCCAAATAGCTG ATAAGTTGCCTCCAATTCCTGGGAAATGTACTTTTGAAAAAGATGATTGTGGATTTCAACAAGAATGGCAAAGACGTGGATTCTGGCATAGGATACGTGGGGCAACACCTACATCTTACACAGGTCCAAGGGGAGATCACACTTCTGGG gatACTATATGTACATTGAAGCTACCAACATGGTTTTTGGACAAAAATCACGTCTTATCTCACGGCCACTTCGGGCAATTTATGGGAAACAGTGCTTGA